From Desulfitibacter alkalitolerans DSM 16504, one genomic window encodes:
- a CDS encoding DUF4406 domain-containing protein: protein MSISKFNAEGYYDPTPYEALLRIEREARKAPYRPMVFICSPYAGDIERNIRKAQGYCRFAVSRNCIPIAPHLLFPQFMDDDDEQMRNLGLYFGMVLMSKCSEVWVFGRKITKGMSIEIEKAKQRSIPIRYFNERCEEVRCK from the coding sequence GCAAGTTTAACGCGGAAGGATATTACGACCCCACACCCTATGAAGCACTGCTTAGGATTGAGCGAGAGGCCAGGAAAGCGCCTTACAGACCGATGGTATTTATCTGCAGCCCATATGCTGGTGATATAGAACGTAATATCCGTAAGGCTCAGGGGTACTGCCGCTTTGCAGTGAGCAGGAATTGCATACCTATTGCTCCGCACCTCTTGTTTCCGCAGTTTATGGACGACGATGATGAACAAATGCGAAATCTGGGCTTGTACTTTGGCATGGTATTGATGTCAAAGTGCTCAGAAGTGTGGGTATTTGGCAGAAAAATTACTAAAGGGATGTCCATTGAGATTGAAAAGGCAAAGCAGCGCAGCATTCCGATTCGGTATTTTAATGAACGATGCGAGGAGGTGCGGTGTAAATGA